A genomic window from Microvirga sp. TS319 includes:
- the murC gene encoding UDP-N-acetylmuramate--L-alanine ligase yields the protein MKLPPKLGPIHFIGIGGIGMSGIAEVMHNLGYTVQGSDAADNYNVKRLADKGIKTFIGHKAENVDDAEIVVVSTAIKRDNPELVVAREKRLPVVRRAEMLAELMRFKSCVAVAGTHGKTTTTSLVATLLDAGGLDPTVINGGIINAYGTNARMGDGQWMVVEADESDGTFLKLPADVAIVTNIDAEHLDHFGTYDAIKDAFRSFIDSIPFYGFAVMCIDHPTVQDLVGRIEDRRIITYGENPQADVRLMDVDSRGGQNHFRVMIRDRRPGFRLELEDLVLPMPGAHNALNATAAIAVAHELGVSPEAIRKALAGFGGVKRRFTRTGEWNGVTVFDDYGHHPIEIAAVLKAARASTEGQVIAVVQPHRYSRLSSLFDQFCTCFNDADSVIVAPVYAAGEQPIPGADRDGLVSGLKARGHRNAMALEKTEDLAGLIKGIAKPGDYVLCLGAGNITQWAYALPGELEALGEKAA from the coding sequence ATGAAACTGCCGCCGAAGCTAGGCCCCATTCATTTCATCGGTATCGGCGGCATCGGCATGTCGGGCATCGCCGAGGTCATGCACAATCTGGGCTACACGGTTCAGGGTTCCGACGCGGCCGACAACTACAACGTGAAACGCTTGGCCGACAAGGGAATCAAGACTTTCATCGGCCACAAGGCCGAGAACGTGGACGATGCCGAGATCGTCGTGGTTTCCACCGCGATCAAGCGCGACAACCCGGAACTCGTCGTCGCCCGCGAAAAGCGCCTGCCGGTCGTTCGCCGCGCGGAAATGCTCGCCGAGCTCATGCGCTTCAAGTCCTGCGTCGCGGTGGCCGGAACCCATGGCAAGACCACCACGACTTCGCTCGTCGCGACGCTTCTCGATGCGGGCGGCCTCGATCCGACGGTCATCAACGGCGGCATCATCAACGCCTACGGCACCAATGCCCGCATGGGCGACGGCCAGTGGATGGTGGTCGAGGCGGACGAATCGGACGGCACCTTCCTGAAGCTCCCGGCCGATGTCGCCATCGTGACCAATATCGACGCCGAGCATCTCGATCATTTCGGCACCTATGACGCGATCAAGGACGCCTTTCGCTCCTTCATCGATTCGATCCCCTTCTACGGTTTCGCCGTGATGTGCATCGACCATCCGACCGTGCAGGATCTGGTCGGCCGCATCGAGGATCGCCGCATCATCACCTATGGCGAGAACCCGCAGGCGGACGTGCGCCTGATGGACGTGGATTCGCGTGGCGGCCAGAACCACTTCCGTGTGATGATCCGCGATCGCCGCCCCGGATTCCGCCTCGAGCTCGAAGACCTGGTTCTGCCGATGCCCGGCGCCCACAACGCGCTCAACGCCACTGCGGCCATTGCCGTCGCGCATGAACTCGGCGTCTCGCCGGAGGCGATCCGCAAGGCACTTGCAGGGTTCGGCGGCGTGAAGCGCCGCTTCACCCGCACCGGTGAATGGAACGGCGTTACCGTGTTCGATGATTACGGCCACCATCCCATCGAGATCGCGGCGGTGCTGAAAGCCGCTCGGGCATCGACAGAAGGCCAGGTGATCGCCGTGGTGCAGCCGCACCGCTATTCGCGCCTGTCGTCGCTGTTCGATCAGTTCTGCACCTGCTTCAACGATGCGGATTCCGTCATCGTCGCGCCGGTCTATGCGGCGGGCGAGCAGCCGATTCCGGGAGCCGACCGCGATGGGCTCGTCTCCGGCCTGAAGGCACGCGGCCATCGCAACGCGATGGCGCTCGAAAAGACGGAGGATCTCGCCGGTCTCATCAAAGGCATTGCGAAACCGGGGGATTACGTCCTCTGCCTCGGCGCCGGCAACATCACCCAATGGGCCTATGCGCTCCCGGGCGAACTCGAAGCGCTCGGCGAGAAGGCCGCTTGA
- the murB gene encoding UDP-N-acetylmuramate dehydrogenase: MMFADITPDLKAAMPELRGRLEANAPTAPLSWFRTGGPAQVLFTPADEDDLAYFLQRLDSQVPVLVVGLGSNMLIRDGGWEGVVIRLGKGFAEVTVEADCRIRAGAAAPDVKVARAAAEAGIAGLSFLRGIPGTIGGALRMNGGAYGGEVRDCLHYASALTRTGEAIAFLNEQMGFTYRHSKVPDDVIFTEAVFKGRPGNPDDILAEMNAITEARSSTQPVNTRTGGSTFKNPPGRKAWELVDAAGCRGLRIGDAQVSEMHCNFLINHGSASAADIENLGEEVRRRVRDMSGVELEWEIKRVGLGRA; this comes from the coding sequence TTGATGTTTGCCGACATCACTCCCGACCTGAAGGCGGCGATGCCGGAGCTGCGCGGCAGGTTGGAGGCCAATGCGCCGACCGCGCCACTTTCCTGGTTCCGTACCGGCGGTCCGGCCCAGGTCCTGTTCACGCCTGCAGATGAGGATGACCTCGCTTACTTCCTGCAGCGCCTCGACAGTCAGGTGCCGGTGCTCGTCGTGGGCCTCGGCTCCAATATGCTCATCCGTGATGGAGGATGGGAAGGAGTTGTCATCCGCCTCGGGAAGGGGTTCGCTGAGGTGACGGTAGAGGCCGATTGCCGTATTCGCGCCGGTGCTGCCGCTCCGGATGTCAAAGTTGCTCGCGCAGCGGCCGAAGCGGGGATTGCAGGCCTCTCGTTCCTGCGCGGCATTCCCGGCACGATCGGCGGGGCGCTGCGTATGAACGGCGGCGCTTACGGTGGAGAAGTCAGGGATTGTCTCCATTATGCGAGTGCTCTGACGCGGACGGGCGAAGCGATCGCTTTTCTTAACGAGCAGATGGGCTTCACCTATCGTCACTCGAAAGTGCCGGACGATGTAATCTTCACCGAAGCTGTGTTCAAGGGCCGCCCCGGGAACCCGGACGACATCCTGGCCGAGATGAATGCGATCACCGAGGCACGTTCTTCCACGCAGCCCGTCAATACGCGCACGGGCGGTTCGACCTTCAAGAACCCTCCCGGCCGGAAGGCCTGGGAGCTGGTCGACGCCGCCGGATGCCGCGGCCTGCGCATCGGTGACGCGCAGGTCTCCGAGATGCATTGCAACTTCCTGATCAACCATGGCTCGGCATCGGCGGCCGACATCGAGAACCTCGGAGAGGAGGTCCGCCGCCGGGTCCGCGACATGTCGGGCGTGGAGCTCGAATGGGAGATCAAGCGAGTCGGCCTCGGCCGGGCGTAA
- a CDS encoding D-alanine--D-alanine ligase: MAKHVAVLYGGWSAEREVSLATGRACCKALEGQGYRVTPIDVQPDIATVLQATAPDVVFNALHGRVGEDGTIQGLLEILRIPYTHSGVLASALAMQKDKAKVIMAAAGVPVPKGIVVNRLEAAKNHVLPAPYVIKPVSEGSSVGVIIVREDRSHPPQELHREDWAFGEKVLVESYVAGRELTCAVMGDWPLGVIDIRPATGVFYDYDAKYVKGGSIHVLPAEIKPNIYQKVQELALTAHQALGCRGISRADLRYDDTPGGTGELVVLEVNTQPGMTETSLVPEIAAHAGYTFGELVQWMVEDATCNR; this comes from the coding sequence ATGGCCAAGCACGTTGCCGTTCTCTATGGCGGCTGGTCCGCGGAACGCGAGGTGAGCCTCGCCACCGGTCGAGCCTGCTGCAAGGCCCTGGAGGGGCAAGGCTACAGGGTCACCCCCATCGACGTGCAGCCGGACATCGCGACCGTCCTTCAGGCCACGGCCCCGGATGTGGTGTTCAATGCGCTCCACGGCCGCGTCGGGGAGGACGGCACCATCCAGGGCCTCCTGGAAATTCTGAGAATTCCCTATACCCATTCGGGCGTCCTCGCCTCGGCGCTTGCGATGCAGAAGGACAAGGCCAAGGTCATCATGGCGGCCGCCGGCGTGCCGGTGCCCAAAGGAATAGTTGTTAACAGATTGGAAGCGGCCAAAAACCACGTGCTGCCGGCTCCCTATGTGATCAAGCCGGTGAGCGAGGGCTCCTCCGTGGGGGTCATCATCGTCCGGGAGGACCGCTCCCATCCGCCTCAGGAACTGCACAGGGAAGACTGGGCTTTCGGCGAAAAAGTCCTTGTGGAATCGTATGTTGCGGGTCGTGAGCTCACCTGCGCGGTCATGGGCGACTGGCCGCTCGGGGTGATCGATATCCGCCCCGCGACCGGCGTCTTCTACGACTATGACGCAAAGTATGTGAAGGGCGGGTCCATTCACGTGCTGCCGGCAGAAATTAAACCGAATATTTACCAAAAGGTCCAAGAGTTGGCGTTAACGGCGCATCAAGCGCTCGGCTGCAGGGGAATCAGCCGCGCCGACTTGCGGTACGACGACACCCCCGGTGGAACCGGGGAACTCGTGGTCCTGGAGGTCAACACGCAACCCGGCATGACCGAGACGAGCTTGGTGCCAGAAATCGCAGCCCATGCGGGCTACACTTTTGGCGAGCTTGTGCAATGGATGGTGGAGGACGCTACCTGCAATCGATGA
- a CDS encoding cell division protein FtsQ/DivIB, whose translation MDGGGRYLQSMTAYPAGVVATRAASSRQPSRIKKIFGSSQSVRRRRAGAPLEKRIPRFLGTWLTLGFLSGVVTLGLWQGGHLDTFIREHGQPHHALARALGLGLESITISGISQMRETEVLAAGGLNSKLALVFLDVNELRERLERVPMIESATVRKLYPNELVISLTERQPYAIWQNNGELFVIAADGTVIDLMQDERFVNLPFVVGEGANARSKEYFALLDAAGPLKERIRAGTLVAGRRWTLKMDNGMDVRLPEKGAANALARLVKLENEQKILEKDVLAIDLRMADRVVVRLTEEAALARAESLKKKPMRGKGVDT comes from the coding sequence ATGGATGGTGGAGGACGCTACCTGCAATCGATGACGGCCTATCCGGCCGGCGTTGTTGCGACGCGCGCTGCCTCCAGCAGGCAGCCTTCTCGAATCAAGAAAATCTTCGGCTCTTCGCAGAGCGTCCGGCGTCGACGCGCGGGCGCTCCGCTCGAGAAACGGATTCCCCGCTTCCTGGGGACCTGGCTGACGCTCGGCTTTCTTTCGGGGGTCGTGACCCTCGGTCTCTGGCAGGGCGGTCACCTCGACACCTTCATCCGCGAGCACGGCCAGCCGCATCATGCACTGGCGCGCGCGCTCGGTCTCGGCCTCGAGAGCATTACGATTTCCGGGATTTCCCAGATGCGCGAGACCGAGGTTCTGGCGGCTGGGGGCTTGAACTCCAAGCTGGCGCTGGTCTTTCTCGACGTGAACGAGCTGCGCGAGCGCCTCGAGCGCGTTCCGATGATCGAGAGCGCCACGGTCCGCAAGCTTTATCCGAACGAGCTCGTGATCTCGCTCACCGAGCGCCAGCCCTATGCCATCTGGCAGAACAACGGCGAACTCTTCGTCATTGCGGCCGACGGCACGGTCATCGACCTGATGCAGGACGAGCGCTTCGTTAACCTGCCTTTCGTCGTGGGCGAGGGCGCCAATGCGCGCAGCAAGGAATATTTCGCGCTGCTCGATGCGGCCGGCCCGCTGAAGGAACGGATTCGCGCCGGGACGCTCGTCGCAGGGCGGCGCTGGACGCTGAAGATGGACAACGGCATGGACGTGCGCCTGCCCGAGAAGGGGGCTGCCAATGCGCTGGCCCGTCTCGTGAAGCTCGAGAACGAGCAGAAGATTTTGGAAAAGGACGTGCTTGCGATCGATCTGCGCATGGCAGATCGCGTCGTCGTCCGTCTCACGGAGGAGGCGGCTCTGGCCCGCGCCGAGTCGCTGAAGAAGAAACCAATGCGCGGCAAGGGGGTCGATACATGA